A single window of Microbispora hainanensis DNA harbors:
- a CDS encoding cupin domain-containing protein, giving the protein MEPISLDARAGELLDRAATASSGRAADTVYGGHEHALRQTLLALTAGTGLAEHESPGDATLLVLRGHVRLSSGDASWEGRSGDLLTIPDARHALDAVEDSAVLLTVVKRP; this is encoded by the coding sequence ATGGAGCCGATCTCTCTCGACGCCCGTGCCGGGGAACTCCTCGATCGCGCCGCCACGGCGTCCAGCGGGCGCGCGGCCGACACCGTTTATGGCGGCCACGAGCACGCGCTGCGCCAGACACTGCTCGCCCTGACGGCCGGGACCGGCCTCGCCGAGCACGAGAGCCCGGGTGACGCGACCCTTCTGGTGCTGCGTGGTCATGTACGGCTGAGCAGCGGCGACGCCTCCTGGGAAGGACGCTCCGGCGACCTGCTGACCATCCCGGACGCCCGGCACGCGCTCGACGCCGTGGAGGACAGCGCGGTCCTGCTCACCGTCGTCAAACGCCCCTGA